The genomic segment AGGTACTTGTCCGCCTCTTGCTCCGGGCTTTCCGGCAGCGCCACGGGCTCCGCCGCGATCTTCGCCTCGATCCTGGCCAGGATCTCTTCCTTCCACGCCAGCCGCTGCACCTGCCACACGCCGAGGCTGACAAGCACGGCGACACCGGCGATGCCGAAAAGCAGGGGAAGGATGAAGCGCACGTGCAGGTTCCTCAATTGAAAAGGGTGCGCTGGAAGCGCACCCTACGGGGTCTGGTGTAGGGTGCGCTTGAGCGCACCGTGCGTGGCCCTCAGCCGCCCCAGATATAGACGGCGGCGAACAGGAACAGCCACACCACGTCGACGAAGTGCCAGTACCACGCCGCGGCTTCGAAGCCCACGTGGTTCTCCGGGGTGAAATGCCCTTTCAGCACCCGCATCAGGCAGACGAACAGGAAGATCGTCCCGATGACCACGTGCGCCCCGTGGAAGCCCGTCGCCATGAAGAAGGTGGCACCATAGATGTTGCCCGAGAAGCCGAAAGCCGCGTGGCTGTATTCATACACCTGGAAGACGGTGAACAGCGCGCCCAGGGCGATGGAGATGATCAGGCCCCATTTCATGTCTTCGCGGTTGTTCTCGTGCACCAGCGCGTGGTGCGCCCACGTCGCGGCCGCGCCCGAGCACAGCAGGATCAGCGTGTTGATCAGCGGCAGGTGCCACGGGTCGAACGTCTCGATGCCCGCCGGCGGCCAGACACCCTCGACCAGCGGGCTCGCGCCGTCAGGGTCCATCGGGTACATGGCGTGCTTGAAGAAGGTCCAGAACCACGCCGAGAAGAACATCACCTCGGACATGATGAACAGGATGAACCCGTAGCGCAGGCCGATGCGCACGACGGGCGTGTGATCGCCCACGTGGTTCTCCTTGATGGTCTCGGCCCACCAGCCGAACATCGTGTAGGCCACGCCCACGGTCCCCATCAGAAGCACCCAGGGCCCGCTTCCGTGGAAATAGAGAACGGCGCCAAAGAGCATGACGAACCCTGCGACCGCGCCGATGAACGGGTAGGCCGAGGGGCTCAGGATGTGGTAGTCGTGATTTTTCTCATGTGCCATGGTGCGTATCCCTCGCCAAAGCGTGTCTTAATTCGTGGTTGTATCGGTTTCGCCGCCGGTCGCAAGCGCTGCCTGCTCTTCCGGCAGGTCGATTTCGTAGAACGTGTAGGACAGCGTGATCGTCTTGGTGTACTTCGCATCGCGGTCTGTCACGATGCCCGGGTCGACAAAGTAGGTCACCGGCATTTCCACCCGCTGTCCGGGCTGCAGCACCTGCTCGGTGAAGCAGAAACAGTCGACCTTGTTGAAGAACCCGCCCGCCTCGTAGGGCGTGACGTTATAGGCCGCCTGGCCGGCAATCGGGCGGTCGGTCGGATTGTAGGCCTCGAAGAAGGCCAACCCGGTTTCACCGATCTTGAGTTCGACCTCGCGCTGCATGGGCTTGAACTCCCACGGCATGCCGCGCTCCTTCGAGGCGGAAAAGCGCACCTTGATCGTTTCGTCGAGAATTTCCTGCGACCCGGCCGAATTGGTGCCCGGCGTTCCGCCAAAACCCGTCACCCGGCAGAACCAGTCATAGAACGGCACCGACGCCCAGGCGAGGCCGCCCATCACGACGACAACGCTCACA from the Roseovarius indicus genome contains:
- a CDS encoding cytochrome c oxidase assembly protein, with the translated sequence MAMDGNSKTVVKLVSVVVVMGGLAWASVPFYDWFCRVTGFGGTPGTNSAGSQEILDETIKVRFSASKERGMPWEFKPMQREVELKIGETGLAFFEAYNPTDRPIAGQAAYNVTPYEAGGFFNKVDCFCFTEQVLQPGQRVEMPVTYFVDPGIVTDRDAKYTKTITLSYTFYEIDLPEEQAALATGGETDTTTN
- a CDS encoding cytochrome c oxidase subunit 3, producing MAHEKNHDYHILSPSAYPFIGAVAGFVMLFGAVLYFHGSGPWVLLMGTVGVAYTMFGWWAETIKENHVGDHTPVVRIGLRYGFILFIMSEVMFFSAWFWTFFKHAMYPMDPDGASPLVEGVWPPAGIETFDPWHLPLINTLILLCSGAAATWAHHALVHENNREDMKWGLIISIALGALFTVFQVYEYSHAAFGFSGNIYGATFFMATGFHGAHVVIGTIFLFVCLMRVLKGHFTPENHVGFEAAAWYWHFVDVVWLFLFAAVYIWGG